Genomic DNA from Dehalococcoidales bacterium:
AAATACCCGTTTTAATACCCTTTCATTAATAGCCATTATTTTCCCCCTATTCTATCCTTCATCATCCACAGGCCACGGCGGAGGAGCCCAGGGTTTGGGATTGTATTGCAAGGCCTGAAAATCGTCTTTAAGTGCATTGACAATTGGCCATGTATTCAAAGAAATAGCCCCAGTTCCGTCACAAGTTTCGCAAGGGACTTCTCCTTTTAATAATTTTGGTTGTACTTCTGTTCGGTGTGGTTCATCATGTCCAGCCTGGAAGGAAATCCTGTAGGTGATCGTCCAGGATTCATTGCCGGGGATTTCTATGACTGTATATTGCCGGTCTATAAGCTGGCCATCCTTAAAATCTATCAGGTGCATTAACAGCCAGCCCGTTGCATCATTTGGCCCGCTGTTTTCTACGGACAAGTCGATCAGAAAATTGTAGATAAGGAACAAACCGCAGGCATCTCTGGTTACAGGTAGCTCAGTGGTTTCTATTCCTGTAATTCTGACATGCTCCATTTCGGGGTAGGAATATACAAAACTTTCTCCTTCGCATACTGGACAGCCGGTTTTAATCAGCGCGGTTATTCCTATCAAGGGGACAAGAGTAAAAAAGGCAATATATTTCTTTTGAATTCTGATATTTGTCAGTAATTTCATCACAATGTCCCACACGAACGAATACTCTTCAAGTTGCTATCCATCACTTCTATGCTACAACCAAAGAATTACAAAATCAATAACCATCCTTGCATGACTCCAGCTTTATTAAGGTGGGGGAGGGTTAGCCTCCCCCACCTTAATAAAAATTAACGAATTTGTATCAGACTATTTATGCTAAAGAAACTATTGCCCGCTTGACCAGAGTTTTGGTCAGTTGGATAAGCCATTTGTTATAAGGGAGAGGCACTGCCCCCTTCACAGCTTCTGTAGCTACTGCTTCAGCATTGGTTTCGTTGATTGCTTTACCCTTAAGTGCATTCTCTGCCCCAGTAACACGCCATGGCCGGGTAACACAGCCGCCAAGTACGATTTTACAATCGTTGACATTAGAGCCTGACATGGTAGCCACGATAGCAACGCAGGACACTGGGAAGTCGAAAGACTTTCTTAAAGCGTACCTTGAATAAATCTGCTTGGTCCCGGAAGCTGGTGCGGGTACCTGGATTTCGGTAACCAATTCATCGGCACCCAAATTATTGCCCAGGGCAGTATAAAAGTCGGCAATCGGGATACTTTTTTTGTTGGTTACAATAGTTGCCCCAAGAGCAGTCAGCGGAATAGCGGTGTCGGAAGGGAAGGGAGAAAAGCATCCTTGACCGCCAAGAATAGCATGATAAGTATTATTCCCTGGAACCGCCTGGCAAATCACCCCGCCTTTTCTGAGACAGTGGAAGTAGTTGTTGGCAGCCCGATAATACCAGCACCTGGATTCTTGGCACAGATTACCGGCAATGGTGCCCATGTTCCTTATCTGAGGAGTGGCAACCCTTCCGGCAGCTTCGGCCAAACAGCTCCATTTGCCCTTGACTACGGAAGACTCATTAATATCGGTTAGCCTGGTAAGAGCACCAATTTTCAATACGCCGCTTTCTTCCTTGATGTAATCGAGGTTGGGTATGTTTTTCAGGTTGACAACCGTTTCCGGCTGTGTTGGATTGATGTAGTCTATTAACGTAGTGAGTAAATCGGTTCCTCCAGCCATAAGAGTGGCTTTACCTGCACCTTTGAGGCTGGCTGCTTCAGCAACTGTCGCTGCATTTACGTGTTTAAAAATATTCATCTTATTTACCTCCTTAAGCCTTTCCAAGCGCTTTGAGAATTTTCCACGGAGTAAACGGAGGTTCTTTAATCCATACGCCGATGGCATTGTAGATGGCGCAGGCTATAACGCTATATTGGGAAGCGACAGGTTCTCCAGCGCCGGTTGC
This window encodes:
- a CDS encoding FAD binding domain-containing protein, with product MNIFKHVNAATVAEAASLKGAGKATLMAGGTDLLTTLIDYINPTQPETVVNLKNIPNLDYIKEESGVLKIGALTRLTDINESSVVKGKWSCLAEAAGRVATPQIRNMGTIAGNLCQESRCWYYRAANNYFHCLRKGGVICQAVPGNNTYHAILGGQGCFSPFPSDTAIPLTALGATIVTNKKSIPIADFYTALGNNLGADELVTEIQVPAPASGTKQIYSRYALRKSFDFPVSCVAIVATMSGSNVNDCKIVLGGCVTRPWRVTGAENALKGKAINETNAEAVATEAVKGAVPLPYNKWLIQLTKTLVKRAIVSLA